One genomic segment of Hydra vulgaris chromosome 14, alternate assembly HydraT2T_AEP includes these proteins:
- the LOC136090602 gene encoding uncharacterized protein LOC136090602 has translation MEHKKMIKIFKMTILLCLLVLAFFTYRLKFKIKKLKFSIHSITHKRYLDFNTDNRMILKVNVLSYSLFGNTWDRYAQNVELVAKEAANNSLYKNWIVRIYHDKYTITPIIVARLTERYQNLEFFNVSNFDDLESINGMVWRFLVIADLTVDVACIRDLDSKLLERESEAVKVWLESGKLVHSMKDNPAHSIPMLGGMWCYRNELNRDLGIKIATICTEKCMDRDPIKQLEVKKGDDQNVLSLYVWPLVRHNVIIHDSYLCERDNISQPFPTKRNVIGEFVGQVRDEFGRFDKCIIACRPKEHQDWEFC, from the coding sequence ATGGAGCATAAAAAGATGATCAAGATATTCAAGATGACTATTCTTCTTTGCTTACTGGTGTTAGCCTTCTTTACTTATCgactaaaattcaaaattaaaaaactaaaattttctattcACAGCATTACACATAAACGCTATTTGGACTTTAATACGGACAAccgaatgattttaaaagtaaacgTTTTGTCTTACTCACTTTTTGGCAATACCTGGGATAGATATGCGCAAAATGTTGAACTTGTTGCAAAAGAGGCAGCAAACAATAGCTTATATAAAAACTGGATAGTTCGAATTTATCATGACAAGTACACAATAACACCAATTATTGTTGCTAGATTAACAGAGCGTTATcaaaatttagagttttttaacGTTAGTAACTTCGACGATCTAGAAAGTATTAACGGAATGGTGTGGAGATTTTTAGTAATTGCAGATTTAACTGTGGATGTTGCGTGTATTAGAGACTTGGACTCAAAACTTTTAGAAAGAGAAAGTGAAGCTGTTAAAGTTTGGCTGGAATCAGGTAAGCTGGTTCATTCAATGAAAGATAATCCTGCACATAGTATACCAATGTTGGGTGGTATGTGGTGTTATAGGAATGAACTCAACAGAGATCTAGGAATCAAAATAGCAACAATTTGTACTGAAAAGTGCATGGATCGTGATCCTATCAAACAGTTGGAAGTAAAAAAAGGAGATGATCAGAATGTTTTATCTTTGTATGTTTGGCCGCTTGTCAGGCATAATGTAATAATACACGATTCTTATTTGTGTGAAAGAGATAATATAAGTCAACCTTTTCCTACAAAAAGAAACGTAATTGGAGAATTTGTTGGACAAGTCAGAGACGAGTTTGGAAGATTTGATAAGTGTATAATTGCATGTCGCCCAAAGGAACATCAAGATTGGgaattctgttga